Below is a genomic region from Henckelia pumila isolate YLH828 chromosome 3, ASM3356847v2, whole genome shotgun sequence.
TTGATGTTGACTCCCTGCTTCCCAGCATAAATCTTTCAAATGCACATCTTTGAATCTGGAATTAAAATTTGAGCACACGTGCCGCAAACAAAAACGATGCACACCTTGTGGAGGTTTGAAATATGGTAGATCTTCAACGGCTCGCACGATTCCCTTGTGCCTATCAGATATTAGACACACACCATTTTCGCCACATACAACATGCCGTCCAACATTTTCCAAAAACCATTTCCAGGAATCAGACGTTTCTTCATCCACAATTGCAAAAGCCAATGGTAGAACTTGATTGTTAGCATCCAGAGTGACAGCGATCAACATTTTGTGTTTGTACTTTGTGTACAAATGTGTACCGTCAACACTAATGATTTTTCGACAGTGTCGAAATCCATTAGTACACGGCTTGAATGCCCAAAAACAATAGTTCAATGTTTTTATTTCTTCATTGTTTCTGAGATTCTTCCAGTCGACAATTGTTCCAAGATTGTATTTGCAAAGAGCACGCATATATTTCGGTAGTAATTGAACAGAGCTCTCCCAAGTTCCATAAACAATTTCCACTGCACGTTTTAGACTCCGCCACGCCTTCGTATACGAGATTTGATATCCATATTTATCTTTCACACTctctattatatatttaatctcGTACGAAGGATCACATCGTACAATGCCCAATAGTGTATGTGCAACCATATCACTATTCAAGTTGTGATGATCTATGCCGACGTTGGTTGATATGCATGTATGAGGCCCACCATATCTGGTTATTTTCCAATAACCTGTTTTCTCCTTGAAAGATGCGCGAAGACCCCAACGACATCTGACGGTGGAAGAATCATTTTTGCATTGAATTTTCCACAAAATGTGTGTGCTCTCAACAACAAGATATTCACGCCTAGAAACTCTGACCGAATAATCCTTCACAGATGCAATCAGATCTTTTTTATCCTTGAAAACCATGTTTACACATAGTTATCCTCTCTCCTCATTATAGTATCTTGTCCGCATGTCATGAGGTACgccaatagaatcaggaatctATTCTCCAAAATATGTATTGAAAAAATATGGCATATCAGAAGTGGTAGAAAAGAAAGGAACATCTTGCCTCTGTAATTTCTGACGAGGTGGTGGACGAGATGATGTTCCCTCATCAGTATTTGCATGGATATTCACATGTACATCATCATTCACATCTTCAACATCGTCATTATCTTCTTCCTCAGACTCCCCGTATGACATCTCTGGCTCTGTATCGCTTCTCTGGACATCTTCGTTTTCACTTCTAGGATCATCAACACGTGGTACAAAGTTTTGAATTTCTGAATTCCAATTTGCTTCACCAGAATTTTGTTCCCAAACACGTGTACTTTGCGGCCAACTTGCAGGATCAGGTTCGCATGTGCCGGAGATATATTGATCCCACGATCCACTTTCAGGATAAATATACATGTTGTCCATTCCTTCGGTGACATGTAAAATATCCGATTCTTGGTCGACATGACCAACGTGATGGTCAATTTGGTTTGCttccacatacaaatgcaatataCGTATATTGGGAGATTGCATCATAAACTCTAAAGCGTTGTCATCGACAAGATTGACTTGAATTTCATGCCAAGATGAA
It encodes:
- the LOC140889590 gene encoding uncharacterized protein produces the protein MVFKDKKDLIASVKDYSVRVSRREYLVVESTHILWKIQCKNDSSTVRCRWGLRASFKEKTGYWKITRYGGPHTCISTNVGIDHHNLNSDMVAHTLLGIVRCDPSYEIKYIIESVKDKYGYQISYTKAWRSLKRAVEIVYGTWESSVQLLPKYMRALCKYNLGTIVDWKNLRNNEEIKTLNYCFWAFKPCTNGFRHCRKIISVDGTHLYTKYKHKMLIAVTLDANNQVLPLAFAIVDEETSDSWKWFLENVGRHVVCGENGVCLISDRHKGIVRAVEDLPYFKPPQGVHRFCLRHVCSNFNSRFKDVHLKDLCWEAGSQHQVCKFDATMEAIKNKNILAHRYLDGISKEKWSMAHEGGWRRGVMTTNMSKCLNSVLKGARRLPISAIVHLTLLRCVQYFIERVTKGQRMVQENQLWSDYARRKYEEWAKKSSEHRVVKYDVRSQTAQVATGGRPSRGQHMQVVRISTTDCSCGKWTIFGIPCSHAICTAKWHSLDPTTLVQPWYNISEYLATYEGRFEPLVDERYWDRLTFELQHSPVRRERRRAGASDERGQ